In Takifugu flavidus isolate HTHZ2018 chromosome 1, ASM371156v2, whole genome shotgun sequence, the DNA window ACGTCATCATGTACTTTGACAATACACTGTTACTTTTTGCGATAACATTCAactgtttctattgctaaaatAAATTCTAGGTATAAATACTATTGTTATTTAACCAAGTTCTGTGCTTCAGAGTGGAGACCTGGCCAACTCTTTCAGACTCATCAGTGTCGTCAGTCACATTGGAGGCAGCTCTTCCTCTGGTGAGCTTTGCTGTACCTGAGTTGTGAAAATACTcggacgacgatgatgatgatgatgccaccCTTTTTCAGTAAATTCAAATTCTGATGCATgagcagctgtttttttcccctctgtctagTATTAAGATTAACTTTCTCCCCGTGTGTGTATTTTGTCCCATCTCTATTGCTGCTGATGCAGTTCACTTGACTCAGAATCCTGTGCTtcaattaatttcatttttctgcaCACAAGGTCATTACATCAGTGATGTGTATGACACGAAGAAGCAGTCGTGGCTGACGTACAATGATCTGGAGGTATCAGAGACGCAGGAAGCTGTTGTTCAGCGGGACCGTGATCGCAGCGGTTACATATTCTTCTACATGCACAAGTGAGTTGTGACAATAATGTGTTGTATTTGTATATCTAAAAATACCAATCGGAAATTTGTAGTATTTGTGGCCTGTAAGCAGGTTTGGTATGTTATGAAGAACACTCAGTAATCTGAACCACACAGAGATTTAAGAAATATAAGTAAACAGTTAAAGCAAGATTTATGTATGCAATGCTATGATGTGTGTCTTCAGGGATGTGTTGGAACAACTGTCTGAAATGGAGAAATCAGGAGGCATCGCCACCACAGGAAGGAAGCAATGCTGCTCCACCCCTGTGAATCGATTCACATTTAAACAGGACTGACTGCTGTCCTGCTGTGCTCTGCTTTTCTCTGGGACAATTAACTGTTGAGCTAAACTAGCGACTAAACCAACATGGCTGTTTAAATGTAAAGTGGATAAATTCTAGAAAGAAATTGTATTATTCCAATTTGTTTCTGTAGGATAAACTGTAATGCCTCCGAAATCAACGTTGCTGAGAAGGTTGGAGAAATTACGACGTTAATATTACATTTGTACACTTCTATATTTATAAACCTGCCAAAGTCAAGATAACACATGATGCACTTTACACATAATTCTTGATTTAAACCAAAGCCAAACTAAAGCAGTTATATTGGGTTTGGATGCAGGAAAGCCTTTTGATTCTCTGAATGGGTCGTTCCTTTATACCTGCAAAAATTTGTTTCATAAATCTTATCTTTAACGTTACAACATAACATTAATCTTATTTACCACAATGAGCCAACAAGGAAGTGGAGAGAATGAAATGCTTAGTGCTACCCCTCTTTCAGGAAAGGCTAGCACTAGAGTAGAGTCTGTTTGGATCTTGGGCCTTATttaatgttgaaataaaatgaatgtaCTTCTGTGGATTTTAAAATTGCTCTAATTTTTGCAAATAGGTTTTCCAAATTAAACATGCAACCTTAAATATACTGCAGGCTTGAAGACCATAAAATTGTAGCAAGGATCCCGCTACAGGCAATAATTGGTCACAATAAACTGAAACACATTGATATTATTCTCAATACAAGTGCATGTCACACAAATACAGCGTCAACTACTGTCTTGGCATTAAAACTAGTATGTACAATATTTGGTGCACACCTCTTTGAACAGCAACTTGTTCTAGTGTAAACAACCTTATAGATTGATATAAACAAACAGACCTGCTTTATAAATGATATATTTAATTGGACAGATTACAGTTCTTGTCACGCTGCCATTATAAAAGTGCATAATTGCAGATGAGGTCTGCAACACGCAGCTGATTAATTTTTCTGAGAAGATTTCTTTGTCAGTGGCACCAGATGACTTCCTGTGAGTCTGTTGTACTCATTCAAAATGTATGTTTCTTTCTGCAACATCTGCAAAATAAGCATAACTTGTGTAAGACAAAAAAGTTTGCCACGTTCTTTGATGCTGGGCTACAGTGAACCTCTTAaagcaaaaactgaaaaaggtTTTTGAGAGATGAAATGGCTGCTGTGAATGGTGATGAAAATCATTAATAATTCACATGATAAGAAGACTTAGATTCTATTAATGTGATGGAACATGGATGTATCAGCCAAATTAAACTGATTTATGtttcatatttttttaatcttcatACTTACGTCGTTccactcttcctctgtctcatGTCTGAAGCCCAACAGATGACAGATACCATGTGCAGCAGTGACCTGAACCAAGAGAGCGCAACTCTTGGTGAAGGAGATGGCTAGAAAAGTGCTATATGATACATTTACTATTCCAGACACATTTTCTAATGTGGTGCAAAGTGGGATAAACAGGTATAGGAACCACTGACACAGTGTGATTATAATCATCAGTGATTTGGTCTATATTGTATATAGTTCTAAACATGACACAACATTTAAAAGGGGTCAACAGGTTCCATTTCAGCTGATATTGAAAGGAATATGTTGTACCAATTTGACACCATGATGATTTATATGCTGTAATTTTACTTTCAAGTGCTTTGTGAGAGCTGGCATATTTTATCTGCTAAATTTTAGGATAGAAAAATCCTCAATAGTTACTTAAATCATTGAAAAGCTTGAGGTTTGTTTAAATTTGGAAAGATAACAAACACCTACAGTCAGGGCCGGGTAAAGGTCCGAGGACTCCTCCTGACACCGTGACATTACAAACTCCACACCCAAGAAAACGTCCCCGAGGTTCAGCTCGTCTTTGTGGAGAGGACATGGTAGTTTTCCAGGTCTCAAGTCCTAAAAGCACATCAACCAACACAAAATCATTCAGCATTGAATAGAAGTGGTGGCTACTCAATCTCAATTTACCTGGTAAAGTGGAAAGGACAGTACATCCGTGGGACTTCTTTTATTCCTGTAACGGGAGTTGATCTGTTGCATCTTGCGGTTATCCACACAAATGATGCCCAGGTCAAATTTTTGTATTCCCATTATGTGTATCAGCGTTTCTACATCCCTGCGAA includes these proteins:
- the ybey gene encoding endoribonuclease YbeY, with amino-acid sequence MGIVLQNLQKIVPVKRSRLRRDVETLIHIMGIQKFDLGIICVDNRKMQQINSRYRNKRSPTDVLSFPLYQDLRPGKLPCPLHKDELNLGDVFLGVEFVMSRCQEESSDLYPALTVTAAHGICHLLGFRHETEEEWNDMLQKETYILNEYNRLTGSHLVPLTKKSSQKN